The proteins below come from a single Miscanthus floridulus cultivar M001 chromosome 1, ASM1932011v1, whole genome shotgun sequence genomic window:
- the LOC136486511 gene encoding probable ascorbate-specific transmembrane electron transporter 1, which yields MAVPAPAKVARLLAASAAVLVLLWCVYFRGGLSLGSPTNKGLIFNVHPVLMLIGFIILGSEAIMGYKIWPWSHDANKMVHMLLHGVALFLGSVGIYAAFKFHNESGIDNLYSLHSWVGLGTICLYGIQWLLGVTTFFFPGASPTVRRRMLPWHIRAGLVVYILALLAAELGFLEKLTFLQAAGLGRYSSEALLVNFTALLILLLGASVVLYVTAPTHNDHTQGYSAVHKP from the exons ATGGCCGTGCCGGCGCCCGCGAAGGTGGCGCGCTTGCTCGCGGCCTCCGCGGCGGTGCTCGTGCTGCTGTGGTGTGTCTATTTTCGCGGTGGGCTCTCGCTCGGCTCCCCCACTAACAAGGGCCTCATCTTCAAC GTGCATCCTGTGCTTATGCTAATAGGATTCATCATCCTAGGGAGCGAAG CCATAATGGGCTACAAAATATGGCCATGGAGTCATGATGCAAACAAGATGGTTCACATGCTTCTTCATGGTGTTGCACTCTTCCTGGGTTCTGTTGGGATATATGCTGCCTTCAAGTTCCACAATGAAAGTGGAATTGATAATCTCTACAGCTTGCATTCGTGGGTTGGACTTGGAACTATCTGCCTGTACGGTATACAG TGGCTACTTGGTGTTACAACCTTCTTCTTCCCTGGTGCTTCGCCAACAGTCCGGCGCAGAATGCTCCCATGGCACATTCGCGCTGGGCTTGTTGTCTACATACTGGCACTGCTTGCTGCAGAGCTGGGTTTCCTGGAGAAGCTCACCTTCCTTCAGGCTGCCGGCCTTGGCAGGTACAGCTCGGAAGCTCTGCTGGTGAACTTCACAGCTCTTCTGATCCTACTGCTCGGCGCTTCTGTTGTTCTGTATGTCACCGCCCCAACGCACAACGACCACACGCAGGGGTATTCAGCAGTGCACAAACCCTGA